The following proteins are encoded in a genomic region of Pseudodesulfovibrio mercurii:
- a CDS encoding FadR/GntR family transcriptional regulator: protein MQTTTQRPIICRKMVDMLNGGAFSIGDKLPGERRLATMFDTSRNTVREALCNLESMGYLEIREKSGCYLKSLEGRLNWESLRVRTNATAFRQVIEALSMIAPGLARSQAGKLSAPDIARLEQATSDIGQTIVNSDLPTIGHRFIYFYLALAEIASNDYLTLFLKELGMASATLSNSGGGLAEVQVDSLFAYHVELFNALKGGQADSAEQLAKECVQALRRLVLPEY from the coding sequence ATGCAGACAACAACACAACGACCCATTATTTGCCGCAAGATGGTGGACATGCTCAACGGCGGGGCCTTTTCAATCGGCGACAAGCTGCCCGGGGAACGCCGGCTGGCGACCATGTTCGATACAAGCCGGAACACCGTGCGCGAGGCCCTCTGCAACCTCGAATCCATGGGCTATCTCGAGATTCGGGAGAAGAGCGGCTGCTACCTGAAGAGCCTGGAGGGTCGCCTGAACTGGGAAAGCCTGCGCGTCCGCACGAACGCGACCGCGTTCCGTCAGGTGATCGAGGCGCTGAGCATGATCGCGCCCGGCCTGGCGCGCTCCCAGGCGGGCAAGCTCTCCGCCCCGGACATCGCCAGGCTGGAGCAGGCCACGTCCGACATCGGCCAGACCATCGTCAACTCGGACCTGCCGACCATCGGACACCGCTTCATCTACTTCTATCTCGCCCTGGCCGAGATCGCGTCCAACGACTACCTCACGCTGTTCCTCAAGGAGCTGGGGATGGCTTCCGCCACCCTTTCGAACAGCGGGGGAGGGCTCGCCGAGGTGCAGGTGGACTCCCTGTTCGCCTACCATGTCGAGCTGTTCAACGCGCTCAAGGGCGGCCAGGCCGACAGCGCCGAACAGCTCGCCAAGGAGTGCGTGCAGGCCCTGCGTCGGCTGGTCCTGCCGGAATACTGA
- a CDS encoding 4Fe-4S dicluster domain-containing protein gives MNGKSFLVDLTRCTACRGCQIACKQWKKLPAEKTTNWGSYQNPKDLSSTTIRLVRFEEAVEDGKLFWLFFPEQCRHCVDAPCSTVPDNPEAIIHDPETGAVVYTELTAKEDGESIRMACPYDIPRVDPVTKVVNKCDMCIDRVRAGKLPACVQACPTGTMNFGDREDMLKLGQERLAAAKKKYPKAMLVDPDSTRVIYLAGVSPDSYSKYLESDASDAMPDKMSRKRFLAGLGARARTMRS, from the coding sequence ATGAACGGTAAATCATTCCTGGTGGACCTGACCCGCTGCACCGCCTGCCGCGGCTGCCAGATCGCCTGCAAGCAATGGAAGAAGCTCCCGGCCGAGAAGACCACCAACTGGGGCTCGTACCAGAACCCCAAGGACCTGTCGTCCACGACCATCCGGCTGGTCCGCTTCGAGGAGGCCGTGGAGGACGGCAAGCTGTTCTGGCTGTTCTTCCCGGAGCAGTGCCGCCACTGCGTGGACGCCCCCTGCTCCACCGTGCCGGACAACCCCGAGGCCATCATCCACGATCCCGAGACCGGGGCCGTGGTCTACACCGAACTGACGGCCAAGGAGGACGGCGAGTCCATCCGCATGGCCTGCCCCTATGACATCCCCCGGGTGGACCCGGTGACCAAGGTCGTGAACAAGTGCGACATGTGCATCGACCGGGTCCGGGCGGGCAAGCTCCCGGCCTGCGTCCAGGCCTGCCCCACCGGGACCATGAACTTCGGCGACCGCGAGGACATGCTCAAGCTGGGCCAGGAGCGGCTCGCCGCGGCCAAGAAGAAGTATCCCAAGGCCATGCTGGTGGACCCGGACTCCACGCGGGTCATCTACCTGGCGGGCGTCTCGCCGGACAGCTACTCCAAGTACCTGGAGTCGGACGCCTCGGACGCCATGCCGGACAAGATGTCCCGGAAGCGGTTCCTGGCCGGGCTGGGCGCCCGCGCGCGGACCATGCGTTCCTGA
- a CDS encoding MBL fold metallo-hydrolase, with product MSNDKKNISRRDFVKGAATGLVAGAFASMGMYSYTSSAYNRLPKVERKMQDFGACRSVRVTNISETSWFNNAHLIGDIHEAGGLLVNQYTLNWAPFANGKGSAKGSYDEGIASIKELLPNDLQKAWDLQKKLALHPENPGGYSCLLEVEDLDGTIHKYLLDTGWSYEWMENSFKREGIDKMLEEQQIEALFISHEHWDHFWGLPVTVKYDNRIPLYVHDGFYKEGLQYIKDCGYKGEMTIADKPITPIIPGMALLKFDVPIINRVFGETSLAFNIKDKGLLLISGCCHQGILKFADFAHANLKYDNDRFYGIYGGLHISPFEDWDPKYDDLVISLGQWGFERIGCNHCTGHLTAKKFIEAGYPVVRGTARFRSASKDYLGNGDKISFGC from the coding sequence ATGAGCAACGACAAGAAAAACATCAGCAGACGCGACTTCGTGAAGGGCGCCGCCACCGGCCTGGTCGCCGGTGCGTTCGCCAGCATGGGGATGTACTCCTATACCTCCTCGGCATACAACCGGCTGCCCAAGGTCGAAAGAAAGATGCAGGACTTCGGCGCCTGCCGTAGCGTCCGGGTGACCAACATCTCCGAGACGAGCTGGTTCAACAACGCCCACCTGATCGGCGACATCCACGAGGCCGGCGGCCTGCTGGTCAACCAGTACACCCTGAACTGGGCCCCGTTCGCCAACGGCAAGGGATCGGCCAAGGGCTCCTACGACGAGGGTATCGCCTCCATCAAGGAACTCCTGCCCAACGACCTGCAAAAGGCCTGGGATCTCCAGAAGAAGCTGGCCCTGCACCCGGAGAACCCGGGCGGCTATTCCTGCCTGCTGGAGGTCGAGGACCTGGACGGCACGATCCACAAGTACCTGCTGGATACCGGCTGGTCCTACGAGTGGATGGAAAACAGCTTCAAGCGCGAGGGCATCGACAAGATGCTCGAGGAGCAGCAGATCGAGGCCCTGTTCATCTCCCATGAGCACTGGGATCACTTCTGGGGCCTGCCGGTCACGGTCAAGTACGACAACCGCATCCCCCTGTACGTGCACGACGGCTTCTACAAGGAAGGCCTCCAGTACATCAAGGACTGCGGCTACAAGGGCGAAATGACCATCGCGGACAAGCCCATCACCCCGATCATCCCGGGCATGGCGCTGCTCAAGTTCGACGTGCCCATCATCAACCGCGTGTTCGGCGAGACCTCGCTGGCCTTCAACATCAAGGACAAGGGGCTGCTGCTCATCTCCGGCTGCTGCCACCAGGGCATCCTCAAGTTCGCGGACTTCGCCCACGCCAACCTCAAGTACGACAACGACCGGTTCTACGGCATCTACGGCGGGCTCCACATCTCTCCCTTCGAGGATTGGGACCCCAAATACGACGACCTGGTCATCTCCCTCGGCCAATGGGGCTTCGAGCGCATCGGCTGCAACCACTGCACCGGCCACCTGACGGCCAAGAAGTTCATCGAGGCCGGTTATCCGGTGGTGCGCGGGACCGCCCGTTTCCGCTCGGCCTCCAAGGACTATCTCGGCAACGGAGACAAAATCAGCTTCGGCTGCTGA
- a CDS encoding PAS domain-containing protein gives MPDLSVKPDSHPEEKILANYFEELPGIVWRIDVVSNEITFLNKYAASPEGERIRAVLQNPQIPQEVILPEDRQQFRSCHQLILSRRRTACSFRVRTESGQMKWFKLMGMPDPAYPRCSLGILMDISVHAETILKASGSPKLADRIDLVDDPVLLVRFVDRTVHLANQAARQFLGHDDQALSRLTLQDLLRDNPDTALYQIYEELIFSDHWNGGLLITDALGQSHLCTAHIQAIARQEDNLLWMTLYHHNNCTACKGLPVRGNDTVSTGFSVASLRRCASVKTLLKALLKALPRRSPTNGLLLSRIFINRNVVSVTGVGAPFDKDPEELAHPYEGSIAESILRFNQPCHVVAETSKSIKAIDWALFIPHGIRSYYAQPFFTDGELAYVLIFCSTEPDSYDPDSDAPLKELHQEFLVNLERCLARKR, from the coding sequence ATGCCGGATCTCAGTGTAAAACCGGACAGCCATCCCGAAGAAAAAATCCTGGCCAATTACTTTGAAGAACTTCCCGGGATTGTCTGGCGAATCGACGTGGTCAGCAACGAGATCACGTTCCTGAACAAATACGCGGCCTCCCCCGAGGGGGAACGGATCAGGGCCGTGCTGCAGAATCCGCAGATTCCCCAGGAGGTCATCCTCCCCGAGGACAGGCAGCAATTCCGCTCCTGCCATCAGCTGATCCTCAGCCGCAGGAGAACGGCCTGTTCCTTCCGGGTGCGCACGGAATCCGGGCAGATGAAATGGTTCAAACTGATGGGCATGCCCGACCCGGCCTACCCGCGTTGCTCCCTGGGGATTCTCATGGACATCTCCGTCCATGCGGAAACCATCCTCAAGGCCTCCGGGAGCCCCAAGCTGGCGGACAGGATCGACTTGGTGGACGACCCCGTCCTGCTGGTCCGTTTCGTGGACCGGACCGTCCATCTGGCCAACCAGGCCGCCCGGCAATTCCTGGGGCACGACGACCAGGCCTTGTCGCGCCTGACCCTCCAGGACCTGCTGCGCGACAATCCGGACACCGCCCTGTATCAGATTTACGAGGAACTCATCTTTTCGGACCACTGGAACGGGGGGTTGCTCATAACCGACGCGCTGGGCCAGAGCCATCTCTGTACCGCCCACATCCAGGCCATCGCGCGGCAGGAGGACAATCTCCTCTGGATGACGCTGTACCATCACAACAACTGCACGGCCTGCAAGGGATTGCCCGTGAGGGGCAACGACACCGTGTCCACCGGATTTTCCGTCGCCTCCCTGCGGCGCTGCGCCTCGGTCAAAACGCTGCTCAAGGCCCTGCTCAAGGCCCTCCCCAGGCGCTCCCCCACCAACGGCCTGCTCCTGTCGCGCATCTTCATCAACAGGAACGTCGTCTCGGTCACCGGCGTGGGCGCTCCGTTCGACAAGGACCCCGAAGAACTCGCGCATCCCTATGAGGGGTCCATCGCGGAGAGCATCCTGCGTTTCAACCAGCCCTGCCATGTGGTGGCGGAGACATCCAAGAGCATCAAGGCCATCGACTGGGCCCTGTTCATCCCCCACGGCATCCGCTCCTATTACGCACAGCCGTTTTTCACCGACGGCGAATTGGCCTACGTGCTGATCTTCTGCTCGACCGAGCCCGACAGCTATGATCCGGATTCCGACGCCCCGCTGAAGGAACTGCACCAGGAATTCCTCGTCAACCTGGAACGCTGCCTGGCCCGAAAGCGCTGA
- a CDS encoding ABC transporter ATP-binding protein: MNSTTDSRSPAGADIELAGVTKAYAGTPAVADLTVRLAPGELCCLLGPSGCGKSTTLRLIAGLEAPDAGTIRINGRDMRGLPPQRRNLGFVFQNYALFPHMDVFDNVAYGLRSRGGMDGAAVRRAALDALAMVRLDGYADRRVHELSGGEQQRVALARALVTGPDALLLDEPFSNLDARLREAMRGELAELRRRLGITTVFVTHDKEEAFALADRIVLLRDGRLEQQGPPEELYRRPASAFAAGFLGSANCFAGDGWPDRLERLFGPLDENARGGLVVLRPERVRPEPDADGPFVVAEALFMGPYVRYLLRRAGDPDFPPVEAHCPAFGPRLTPGARVAVRLLPEPA, from the coding sequence ATGAACTCGACGACCGACTCCCGTTCCCCGGCCGGGGCTGACATCGAACTGGCCGGCGTGACCAAGGCCTACGCCGGGACCCCGGCCGTGGCCGATCTGACCGTGCGCCTGGCGCCCGGCGAACTGTGCTGCCTGCTCGGCCCGTCCGGGTGCGGCAAGTCCACCACCCTGCGGCTCATCGCCGGGCTGGAGGCGCCGGACGCTGGGACCATCCGCATCAACGGGCGCGACATGCGCGGCCTGCCCCCGCAGCGGCGCAACCTCGGCTTCGTCTTCCAGAACTACGCCCTGTTCCCGCACATGGACGTGTTCGACAACGTGGCCTACGGGCTGCGCAGCCGGGGCGGCATGGACGGGGCGGCGGTCCGCCGGGCCGCCCTGGACGCCCTGGCCATGGTCCGCCTGGACGGCTACGCCGACCGCCGTGTGCACGAGCTCTCGGGCGGAGAACAGCAGCGGGTGGCCCTGGCCCGCGCCCTGGTCACCGGCCCGGACGCGCTCCTCCTGGACGAGCCCTTCTCCAACCTGGACGCCCGGCTGCGCGAGGCCATGCGCGGCGAACTGGCCGAGCTGCGCCGTCGGCTCGGCATCACCACGGTCTTCGTCACCCACGACAAGGAGGAGGCCTTCGCCCTGGCCGACCGCATCGTGCTCCTGCGCGACGGGCGGCTGGAGCAGCAGGGCCCGCCCGAGGAACTCTACCGCCGCCCGGCCTCGGCCTTTGCCGCCGGGTTCCTGGGCAGCGCCAACTGCTTTGCCGGGGACGGGTGGCCCGACCGGCTGGAGCGCCTGTTCGGCCCTCTCGACGAAAATGCGCGCGGCGGCCTGGTCGTCCTGCGCCCGGAGCGGGTCCGCCCGGAACCGGACGCGGACGGCCCCTTTGTGGTGGCCGAGGCCCTGTTCATGGGCCCCTATGTGCGCTACCTCCTGCGCCGTGCCGGGGACCCGGACTTCCCGCCCGTGGAGGCCCACTGCCCGGCCTTCGGGCCGCGCCTGACGCCGGGCGCGCGGGTGGCCGTGCGCCTGCTCCCGGAACCGGCCTGA
- the fdnG gene encoding formate dehydrogenase-N subunit alpha: MTVNRRSFLKLAAVTAVSSAFCGLGFGSEALAVDRIAMLQPQWSKQTTSVCCYCAVGCGLIVNTDLKTKRAVNVEGDPDHPINEGATCAKGASIWQLAENDLRPKRPMYRAPHATEWKEVSWEWALGEIAKRVKKTRDASFTEKNAKGQVVNRCNGLASVGSAAIDNEECWTYQAMLRALGLVWIEHQARICHSSTVAALAESFGRGAMTNHWNDIANSDCILIMGSNAAENHPISFKWVTEAMTRGAKLIHIDPRFTRTSAKADLYCQIRAGSDIAVLGGLIKYILDNDLIQKDYVVSHTNATFVVGDKYDFHDGLFSGYHKNGDDADYAGAYDKSQWAYKTDAQGLPVRDETLTDPRCVYNLLKRHYARYTVDKVVSASGIDRDGLLEFYKSFAATGKPDRAGTIMYAMGWTQHTVGTQYIRTMSMVQLLLGNIGVSGGGVNALRGESNVQGSTDHCLLWHILPGYLAMPNASLSTYEAYVAAKAKPHLQGAKDPKSAAWWQYYPKYMSSFLKAMYPEATADQAYAWLPKAEDGTTYTWLQLFEAMDKKAFTGFFAWGMNPACGGANAGKNRRAMANLDWMVNVNIFDNETGSFWRGPGVDPKKVKTEVFFLPCCVSIEKEGSITNSGRWMQWRYQGPDPRGESKSDGHIMTELFEAVRALYAKEGGAFPEPISNLAVEMWKKDGQYDSNQVAKLINGYFLRDVTIKGTTYRKGTLVPSFTLLQDDGSTSSGNWLYCNSYTEQGNMGARRSTAQTPEQARIGLFPNWSWCWPLNRRIIYNRASCDNTGKPYAPQKPVITWNGEKWVGDVPDGGWAPGTKYAFIMQPHGHGRIFGPGRQDGPFPEHYEPMETLFKTHEFSAQLNNPTALRFAHEPMAVADPKYPYVVTTYRVTEHWQTGLMTRHTPWLLETMPQIFVEMSEELAREKGIANGEKVTVESIRGSIWAIAIVTKRMHPLTVMGRTVYQIGLPWCFGWQMPHDGSGGDSANLLSPAVGDPNTGIPETKVFVANVRKM, from the coding sequence ATGACCGTCAACAGAAGAAGCTTTCTCAAACTGGCCGCAGTGACCGCCGTTTCGTCGGCGTTCTGCGGGCTGGGATTCGGGTCCGAGGCCCTGGCCGTGGACCGGATCGCCATGCTCCAGCCCCAGTGGAGCAAACAGACGACCTCGGTCTGCTGTTACTGCGCCGTGGGCTGCGGCCTGATCGTCAACACCGACCTCAAGACCAAGCGGGCCGTCAACGTCGAGGGCGACCCGGACCATCCCATCAACGAGGGGGCCACCTGCGCCAAGGGCGCGTCCATCTGGCAGCTGGCCGAGAACGACCTGCGGCCGAAGCGCCCCATGTACCGCGCGCCCCATGCCACGGAATGGAAGGAGGTCTCCTGGGAGTGGGCCCTGGGTGAAATCGCCAAGCGGGTCAAGAAGACGCGCGACGCCAGCTTCACCGAAAAGAACGCCAAGGGGCAGGTGGTCAACCGCTGCAACGGCCTGGCCTCGGTGGGCTCGGCGGCCATCGACAACGAGGAGTGCTGGACCTACCAGGCCATGCTCCGCGCCCTGGGCCTGGTCTGGATCGAGCACCAGGCGCGCATCTGCCACAGCTCCACGGTGGCGGCCCTGGCCGAGAGCTTCGGACGCGGGGCCATGACCAACCACTGGAACGACATTGCCAACAGCGACTGCATCCTGATCATGGGCAGCAACGCGGCCGAGAACCACCCCATCTCCTTCAAGTGGGTGACCGAGGCCATGACCAGGGGGGCCAAGCTCATCCACATCGACCCGCGCTTCACCCGCACCTCGGCCAAGGCGGACCTCTACTGCCAAATCCGTGCGGGCTCGGACATCGCGGTCCTCGGCGGGCTGATCAAGTACATCCTGGACAACGACCTGATTCAGAAGGACTACGTGGTCAGCCACACCAACGCGACCTTCGTGGTCGGCGACAAGTACGACTTCCATGACGGGCTGTTCAGCGGCTACCACAAGAACGGCGACGACGCGGACTACGCGGGGGCCTACGACAAGTCCCAGTGGGCCTACAAGACGGACGCCCAGGGGCTGCCGGTGCGGGACGAGACCCTGACCGACCCCCGGTGCGTGTACAACCTGCTCAAACGGCACTACGCCCGCTACACCGTGGACAAGGTCGTCAGCGCCTCGGGCATCGACCGCGACGGGCTGCTCGAATTCTACAAGAGCTTCGCGGCCACGGGCAAGCCGGACAGGGCCGGGACCATCATGTACGCCATGGGCTGGACCCAGCACACCGTGGGCACGCAGTACATCCGGACCATGTCCATGGTCCAGTTGCTGCTCGGCAACATCGGCGTGTCCGGCGGCGGGGTCAACGCCCTGCGCGGCGAGTCCAACGTCCAGGGGTCCACGGACCACTGTCTGCTGTGGCACATCCTGCCCGGCTACCTGGCCATGCCCAACGCCTCCCTCTCGACCTACGAGGCATACGTCGCCGCCAAGGCCAAGCCGCACCTGCAAGGGGCCAAGGACCCCAAGAGCGCGGCCTGGTGGCAGTACTACCCGAAATACATGTCGAGCTTCCTCAAGGCCATGTACCCCGAGGCCACGGCCGACCAGGCCTACGCCTGGCTGCCCAAGGCCGAGGACGGCACGACCTACACCTGGCTCCAGCTCTTCGAGGCCATGGACAAAAAGGCCTTCACCGGCTTCTTCGCCTGGGGCATGAACCCGGCCTGCGGCGGGGCCAACGCGGGCAAGAACCGGCGGGCCATGGCCAACCTGGACTGGATGGTCAACGTCAACATCTTCGACAACGAGACCGGCTCCTTCTGGCGCGGGCCCGGCGTGGACCCGAAGAAGGTCAAGACCGAGGTCTTCTTCCTGCCCTGCTGCGTGTCCATCGAGAAGGAGGGGTCCATCACCAACTCAGGCCGCTGGATGCAGTGGCGCTACCAGGGGCCCGACCCCAGGGGCGAGTCCAAGTCCGACGGCCACATCATGACCGAGCTGTTCGAGGCCGTCCGCGCCCTGTACGCCAAGGAGGGCGGCGCCTTCCCCGAGCCCATCAGTAATCTGGCCGTGGAGATGTGGAAGAAGGACGGGCAGTACGACTCCAACCAAGTGGCCAAGCTGATCAACGGCTACTTCCTCAGGGACGTGACCATCAAGGGCACGACCTACAGGAAGGGCACGCTGGTGCCGAGCTTCACCCTGCTCCAGGACGACGGCTCCACCAGCTCGGGCAACTGGCTGTACTGCAACTCATACACCGAGCAGGGCAACATGGGCGCGCGCCGGAGCACCGCGCAGACCCCGGAGCAGGCCAGGATCGGGCTGTTCCCCAACTGGTCCTGGTGCTGGCCGCTGAACCGGCGGATCATCTACAACCGCGCCTCCTGCGACAACACGGGCAAGCCCTACGCCCCGCAGAAGCCGGTGATCACCTGGAACGGCGAGAAGTGGGTCGGCGACGTGCCGGACGGCGGATGGGCCCCGGGCACCAAGTACGCCTTCATCATGCAGCCCCACGGCCACGGCCGCATCTTCGGCCCCGGCCGCCAGGACGGCCCCTTCCCCGAGCACTACGAGCCCATGGAGACCCTGTTCAAGACGCACGAGTTCTCGGCCCAATTGAACAACCCCACCGCCCTGCGCTTCGCCCACGAACCCATGGCCGTGGCCGATCCCAAGTATCCTTACGTGGTCACGACCTACCGCGTGACCGAGCACTGGCAGACCGGCCTGATGACCCGCCACACCCCGTGGCTGCTCGAAACCATGCCGCAGATCTTCGTGGAGATGAGCGAGGAGCTGGCCAGGGAAAAGGGCATCGCCAACGGCGAGAAGGTCACGGTCGAGTCCATCCGGGGCAGCATCTGGGCCATCGCCATCGTGACCAAGCGGATGCACCCGCTGACGGTCATGGGCAGGACCGTGTACCAGATCGGCCTGCCCTGGTGCTTCGGCTGGCAGATGCCCCACGACGGCAGCGGCGGCGACTCCGCCAACCTGCTGTCCCCGGCCGTGGGCGACCCCAACACGGGCATCCCCGAAACCAAGGTCTTCGTGGCCAACGTCCGCAAGATGTAA
- a CDS encoding plasma-membrane proton-efflux P-type ATPase: MATPTTNANEQDYQSPEEVFAAQHSGPQGLDGAETARRLAQYGPNALEEHKVSPLMQFLGYFWGPIPWMIEVAAILSLAVRHWADFAIILALLVFNAVVGFWQEYQAGNAVDALKSKLALKGRVLRDGEWRSVEARDLVPGDVIRLRMGDIIPADCRLVDGDFLSVDQSALTGESLPVQKGVGNLAYSGAVARQGEMEAVVTATGAETFFGKTARLVSDAKAVSHFQKAVIRIGDYLIFLSLALVAVLIVVQLFRGTPFLELVQFALILTVASIPVAMPAVLSVTMAVGALALSREKAIVSRLESIEEMAGMDILCSDKTGTLTQNKLRLGEPVVFAATDEADLVLAGSLASKVENEDAIDIAVMDGLADKGVLSQYAQEKFVPFDPVSKRTEALVKGPDGAEFKVSKGALQVILDLSWVDEAIRAKAEEASQGFAVKGYRTIGVARSDEDGQWRFLGILPLFDPPREDSRETIEQAGKHGIEVKMVTGDNLAIAKEISGQLNLGQNISVAGKWLQADADNPASLRDAAGEVEKSDGFAQVFPEHKYNIVKLLQSRNHIVGMTGDGVNDAPALKQADMGIAVSGATDAARMAADLVLTAPGISVIIHAVEEARRIFERMDSYAIYRITETIRIMIFVVLAMIAFNFYPITAIMIILLAFLNDVPIITIAYDRTWLDPDPVRWDMHRVLSVSLAMGLTGVFGSFLMLYLGLTWLHLSIGEVQTYIFLKMAVSGHLTLFVSRSRGHFWEPPYPAPVMVWSAVGTKLLGTFLAAWGFGLIAPINWGAIGLVWAYSLVWAFLTDYVKVYIYRHTGEGSARNRTFLCRVRESLHSGWCRGR; the protein is encoded by the coding sequence ATGGCCACACCCACCACGAACGCCAACGAACAGGATTACCAGAGCCCCGAAGAGGTCTTCGCGGCCCAGCACTCCGGCCCCCAGGGGCTGGACGGGGCCGAGACCGCCCGGCGTCTGGCCCAGTATGGGCCCAACGCCCTGGAGGAGCACAAGGTCAGCCCATTGATGCAGTTCCTCGGCTACTTCTGGGGGCCCATCCCCTGGATGATCGAGGTGGCCGCCATCCTCTCCCTGGCCGTGCGCCACTGGGCGGACTTCGCCATCATCCTGGCCCTGCTGGTCTTCAACGCGGTGGTCGGGTTCTGGCAGGAGTACCAGGCGGGCAACGCCGTGGACGCCCTGAAGAGCAAGCTGGCCCTCAAGGGCCGGGTCCTGCGCGACGGCGAGTGGCGGAGCGTCGAGGCCCGCGACCTGGTGCCCGGCGACGTCATCCGGCTGCGCATGGGCGACATCATCCCGGCCGATTGCCGCCTGGTGGACGGCGACTTCCTCAGCGTGGACCAGTCCGCCCTGACCGGCGAGTCCCTGCCCGTGCAGAAGGGCGTGGGCAACCTGGCCTATTCCGGGGCCGTGGCCCGCCAGGGCGAGATGGAGGCCGTGGTCACGGCCACGGGCGCGGAGACCTTCTTCGGCAAGACCGCCCGGCTGGTGTCCGACGCCAAGGCGGTCTCGCACTTCCAGAAGGCGGTCATCCGCATCGGCGACTACCTGATCTTTCTCAGCCTGGCCCTGGTGGCCGTGCTCATCGTGGTCCAGCTCTTCCGGGGCACCCCGTTCCTGGAGCTGGTCCAGTTCGCCCTGATCCTGACCGTGGCCTCCATCCCGGTGGCCATGCCCGCCGTGCTCTCCGTGACCATGGCCGTGGGGGCCCTGGCCCTGTCCAGGGAGAAGGCCATCGTCTCGCGGTTGGAGTCCATCGAGGAGATGGCGGGCATGGACATCCTCTGCTCGGACAAGACCGGCACCCTGACCCAGAACAAGCTCAGGCTCGGCGAGCCCGTGGTCTTCGCGGCCACGGACGAGGCCGACCTCGTCCTGGCCGGGAGCCTGGCCTCCAAGGTCGAGAACGAGGACGCCATCGATATCGCGGTCATGGACGGGCTTGCGGACAAGGGGGTCCTGTCGCAATACGCCCAGGAGAAGTTCGTGCCCTTCGACCCGGTGAGCAAGCGCACCGAGGCCCTGGTCAAGGGGCCGGACGGCGCGGAGTTCAAGGTCAGCAAGGGCGCGCTCCAGGTCATTCTGGACCTGTCCTGGGTGGACGAGGCCATCCGGGCGAAGGCCGAGGAGGCCTCCCAGGGCTTCGCGGTCAAGGGATACCGGACCATCGGCGTGGCCCGCAGCGACGAGGACGGGCAGTGGCGCTTCCTGGGCATCCTGCCCCTGTTCGACCCGCCGCGCGAGGACTCGCGGGAGACCATCGAGCAGGCCGGGAAGCACGGCATCGAGGTCAAGATGGTCACGGGCGACAACCTGGCCATCGCCAAGGAAATCTCCGGCCAGCTGAACCTGGGCCAAAACATCTCCGTGGCGGGCAAGTGGCTCCAGGCCGACGCGGACAACCCGGCGAGCCTCCGGGACGCCGCCGGGGAGGTCGAGAAGTCCGACGGCTTCGCCCAGGTCTTCCCGGAGCACAAGTACAACATCGTCAAGCTGTTGCAGTCGCGCAACCACATCGTGGGCATGACCGGCGACGGGGTCAATGACGCCCCCGCCCTGAAGCAGGCGGACATGGGCATCGCCGTGAGCGGGGCCACGGACGCGGCGCGCATGGCCGCCGACCTGGTCCTGACCGCGCCGGGCATCTCGGTCATCATCCACGCGGTGGAGGAGGCCCGGCGCATCTTCGAGCGCATGGACAGCTACGCCATCTACCGCATCACCGAGACCATCCGGATCATGATCTTCGTGGTCCTGGCCATGATCGCCTTCAACTTCTATCCCATCACGGCCATCATGATCATCCTGCTGGCCTTCCTGAACGACGTGCCGATCATCACCATCGCCTACGACCGCACCTGGCTGGACCCCGACCCGGTCCGCTGGGACATGCACCGGGTCCTGTCGGTCTCCCTGGCCATGGGGTTGACCGGGGTGTTCGGCAGCTTCCTGATGCTCTACCTGGGGCTGACCTGGCTGCACCTGTCCATCGGCGAGGTCCAGACCTACATCTTCCTGAAGATGGCCGTGTCCGGGCACCTGACCCTGTTCGTCTCGCGCAGCCGGGGGCACTTCTGGGAGCCGCCGTATCCCGCGCCGGTCATGGTCTGGTCCGCCGTGGGCACCAAGCTCCTGGGGACCTTCCTGGCGGCCTGGGGCTTCGGGCTCATCGCGCCCATCAACTGGGGGGCCATCGGCCTGGTCTGGGCCTACTCCCTGGTCTGGGCCTTCCTGACCGACTACGTCAAGGTGTACATCTACCGGCACACGGGCGAGGGCTCCGCGCGCAACCGGACCTTCCTGTGCCGGGTGCGCGAGTCCCTGCACTCCGGCTGGTGCCGGGGGCGCTGA